The proteins below come from a single Alnus glutinosa chromosome 9, dhAlnGlut1.1, whole genome shotgun sequence genomic window:
- the LOC133878608 gene encoding fasciclin-like arabinogalactan protein 12, translating to MTKQVVSSLSILLVFLFHCITTSGQPVAAPTQPANTPAQPANPPAQPANPPTQPANPPVQPAKAPAQPAQVPVQKGPIDVTKILEKAHGYSVFVRLLKSTGVAKQLYGQLNNSNIGFTIFAPTDSAFSNLKPGTINSLSDLQKTQLIQFHILNTVVTLSNFQTLSNPVPTEAGDVSAGAFPLNITTAGNQVNISTGLVNTTLGGTVYSDDQLTIYQVTKVLLPLDIFSPKAKKVAAAPTPTLSKPKTTKEDAPVSPSGAAKVDEAAAVSLSRHGMLEPIGVAVVAFFVMKGI from the coding sequence ATGACCAAACAGGTTGTTTCCTCCCTCTCCATTCTACTTGTGTTTCTCTTCCATTGCATCACTACTTCAGGCCAGCCCGTTGCGGCTCCAACCCAGCCCGCCAACACTCCGGCCCAACCCGCCAATCCCCCAGCCCAACCCGCCAATCCCCCGACTCAGCCTGCCAATCCCCCAGTCCAGCCCGCCAAAGCCCCAGCCCAGCCCGCCCAAGTCCCGGTGCAGAAGGGTCCCATCGATGTCACCAAAATCCTTGAAAAGGCTCATGGCTACTCGGTCTTTGTCCGCCTCTTAAAGAGCACAGGTGTGGCTAAGCAACTTTATGGGCAGCTCAACAATTCAAACATTGGGTTTACCATCTTTGCTCCTACTGATTCCGCATTTTCGAATCTTAAACCGGGCACAATAAACTCTCTATCTGACCTACAAAAGACCCAACTAATACAGTTTCATATTTTGAACACCGTTGTTACTCTGTCAAACTTCCAAACTTTGAGCAATCCAGTGCCGACTGAAGCAGGAGATGTCAGCGCCGGTGCGTTTCCGCTAAACATTACCACAGCTGGAAACCAAGTGAACATCTCGACTGGCCTTGTGAACACCACATTGGGTGGTACAGTGTATTCGGATGACCAGCTTACTATTTATCAGGTGACCAAAGTGCTTCTTCCGCTGGACATTTTCAGTCCTAAGGCTAAAAAAGTAGCTGCAGCCCCCACACCAACGCTGTCGAAGCCTAAGACGACAAAGGAGGATGCTCCGGTGAGTCCGTCTGGTGCTGCCAAAGTGGATGAGGCTGCTGCAGTAAGTCTCAGCAGGCATGGAATGTTGGAGCCCATTGGAGTTGCCGTGGTTGCATTCTTTGTGATGAAAGGAATTTGA
- the LOC133876686 gene encoding fasciclin-like arabinogalactan protein 12, whose product MTKQVVSSLSILLVFLFHCITTSGQPAAAPTQPANTPTQPANPPVQPANPPTQPANPPVQPAKAPAQPAQVPVQKGPIDVTKILEKAHGYSVFVRLLKSTGVAKQLYGQLNNSNIGFTIFAPTDSAFSNLKAGTINSLSDLQKTQLIQFHILNTVVTLSNFQTLSNPVPTEAGDVSAGAFPLNITTAGNQVNISTGLVNTTLGGTVYSDDQLIIYQVTKVLLPLDIFSPKAKKVAAAPTPTLSKPKTTKEDAPVSPSGAAKVDEAAAVSLSRHGMIESVGVAVVAFFVMKGI is encoded by the coding sequence ATGACCAAACAGGTTGTTTCCTCCCTCTCCATTCTACTTGTGTTTCTCTTCCATTGCATCACTACTTCAGGCCAGCCCGCTGCGGCTCCAACCCAGCCCGCCAACACTCCCACCCAACCCGCCAATCCTCCAGTCCAACCCGCCAATCCTCCTACTCAGCCTGCCAATCCCCCAGTCCAGCCCGCCAAAGCCCCAGCACAGCCCGCCCAGGTCCCGGTGCAGAAGGGTCCCATCGACGTCACCAAAATCCTTGAAAAAGCTCATGGCTACTCGGTCTTTGTCCGCCTCTTAAAGAGCACAGGTGTGGCTAAGCAACTTTATGGACAGCTCAACAATTCAAACATTGGGTTTACCATCTTTGCTCCTACTGATTCCGCATTTTCGAACCTTAAAGCGGGCACAATAAACTCTCTGTCTGACCTACAAAAGACCCAACTAAttcaatttcatattttgaaCACTGTTGTTACTCTGTCAAACTTCCAAACCTTGAGCAATCCAGTGCCGACCGAAGCCGGAGACGTTAGCGCCGGTGCATTTCCACTAAACATTACCACTGCTGGAAACCAAGTGAACATCTCGACTGGCCTTGTGAACACCACATTGGGCGGTACAGTGTATTCGGATGACCAGCTTATTATTTATCAGGTGACCAAAGTGCTTCTTCCGCTGGACATTTTCAGTCCTAAGGCTAAAAAAGTAGCTGCAGCCCCCACACCAACGCTGTCGAAGCCTAAGACGACAAAGGAGGATGCTCCGGTGAGTCCGTCTGGTGCTGCCAAAGTGGATGAGGCTGCTGCAGTAAGTCTGAGCAGGCATGGAATGATAGAGTCTGTTGGAGTTGCTGTGGTTGCATTCTTTGTGATGAAAGGAATTTGA
- the LOC133876687 gene encoding fasciclin-like arabinogalactan protein 12 — MTKQAISSLSILLVFLFHFIATSAQPAAAPTQPADAPTQPANPPAQPANPPVQPAKAPTPAQPAQVPVQKGPIDVTKILEKAHGYSVFVRLLKSTGVAKQLYGQLNNSNIGFTIFAPTDSAFSNLKPGTINSLSDLQKTQLIQFHILNTVVILSNFQTLSNPVPTEAGDVSAGAFPLNITTAGNQVNISTGLVNTTLGGTVYSDDQLTIYQVTKVLLPLDIFSPKAKKVAAAPTPTLSKPKTTKEDAPVSPSGAAKVDEAAAVSLSRHGMLESIGVAVVAFFVMKGI, encoded by the coding sequence ATGACCAAACAGGCTATCTCCTCCCTCTCCATTCTACTTGTGTTTCTCTTCCATTTCATCGCAACTTCAGCCCAGCCTGCTGCGGCTCCAACCCAGCCAGCCGATGCCCCTACCCAACCAGCCAATCCTCCGGCTCAGCCTGCCAATCCCCCAGTTCAGCCCGCCAAAGCCCCAACCCCAGCCCAGCCTGCCCAGGTCCCGGTGCAGAAGGGTCCCATCGACGTCACCAAAATCCTCGAAAAGGCTCATGGGTACTCGGTCTTTGTCCGCCTCTTAAAGAGCACAGGTGTGGCTAAGCAACTTTATGGGCAGCTCAACAATTCAAACATTGGGTTTACCATCTTTGCTCCTACTGATTCAGCATTTTCGAACCTTAAACCGGGCACAATAAACTCTTTGTCTGACCTACAAAAGACCCAACTAATACAGTTTCATATTTTGAACACCGTTGTTATTTTGTCAAACTTCCAAACTTTGAGCAATCCAGTGCCGACTGAAGCAGGAGATGTCAGCGCCGGTGCGTTTCCGCTAAACATTACCACAGCTGGAAACCAAGTGAACATCTCGACTGGCCTTGTGAACACCACATTGGGTGGTACAGTGTATTCAGATGACCAGCTTACTATTTATCAGGTGACCAAAGTGCTTCTTCCGCTGGACATTTTCAGTCCTAAGGCTAAAAAAGTAGCTGCAGCCCCCACACCAACGCTGTCGAAGCCTAAGACGACAAAGGAGGATGCTCCGGTGAGTCCGTCTGGTGCTGCCAAAGTGGATGAGGCTGCTGCAGTAAGTCTCAGCAGGCATGGAATGTTGGAGTCCATTGGAGTTGCCGTGGTTGCATTCTTTGTGATGAAAGGAATTTGA
- the LOC133878429 gene encoding fasciclin-like arabinogalactan protein 12 translates to MTKQAVSSLSILLVFLFHFITTSAQPAAAPTQPANAPTQPTNPPAQPPNPPVQPAKAPAQPAQVPVQKGPIDVTKILEKAHGYSVFVRLLKSTGVAKQLYGQLNNSNIGFTIFAPTDSAFSNLKPGTINSLSDLQKTQLIQFHILNTVVTLSNFQTLSNPVPTEAGDVSAGAFPLNITTAGNQVNISTGLVNTTLGGTVYSDDQLIIYQVTKVLLPLDIFSPKAKKVAAAPTPTLSKPKTTKEDAPVSPSGAAKVDEAAAVSLSRHEMLESIGVAVVAFFVMKGI, encoded by the coding sequence ATGACCAAACAGGCCGTCTCCTCCCTTTCCATTCTACTTGTGTTTCTCTTCCATTTCATCACAACCTCAGCCCAGCCCGCTGCGGCTCCAACCCAGCCCGCCAACGCCCCGACCCAACCCACCAATCCACCGGCTCAGCCGCCCAATCCCCCAGTCCAGCCTGCCAAAGCCCCAGCACAGCCTGCCCAGGTCCCGGTGCAGAAGGGTCCCATCGACGTCACCAAAATCCTTGAAAAGGCTCATGGCTACTCGGTCTTTGTCCGCCTCTTAAAGAGCACAGGTGTGGCTAAGCAACTTTATGGGCAGCTAAACAATTCAAACATTGGGTTTACCATCTTTGCTCCTACTGATTCCGCATTTTCGAACCTTAAACCGGGCACAATAAACTCTCTGTCTGACCTACAAAAGACCCAACTAATACAGTTTCATATTTTGAACACCGTTGTTACTCTGTCAAACTTCCAAACCTTGAGCAATCCAGTGCCGACTGAAGCCGGAGATGTTAGCGCCGGTGCATTTCCACTAAACATTACCACCGCTGGAAACCAAGTGAACATCTCGACTGGCCTTGTAAACACCACATTGGGCGGTACAGTGTATTCGGATGACCAGCTTATTATTTATCAAGTGACCAAAGTGCTTCTTCCGCTGGACATTTTCAGTCCTAAGGCTAAAAAAGTAGCTGCAGCCCCCACACCAACGCTGTCGAAGCCTAAGACGACAAAGGAGGATGCTCCGGTGAGTCCGTCTGGTGCTGCCAAAGTGGATGAGGCTGCGGCAGTAAGTCTCAGCAGGCATGAAATGTTAGAATCTATTGGAGTTGCCGTGGTTGCATTCTTTGTGATGAAAGGAATTTGA